One part of the Streptomyces lydicus genome encodes these proteins:
- a CDS encoding cobalamin biosynthesis protein produces the protein MREHAGYACGAALGFLGDLIAADPRRGHPVAAFGRAAAAVERRLWRDHRGYGTAHTLLCAGGTAAGAALLARALRDVPAARTALTAATVWAVLGGTSLGREARAVGGALAAGDLDVARERLPHLCGRDPQALDGPQMARAVVESVAENTSDAVVGALVWGAAGGVPGLVAFRAVNTLDAMVGHKSARYRRFGWAAARLDDLAGWPGSRLTAALTVLAGPDRRGALRAWRADGHAHPSPNAGPVEASFAGALGVRLGGTLAYGGRVEHRPVLNGGARPPAVDDIERAVRLSRRVGALALATTVAGRLAAGALRRRNGNGRNRR, from the coding sequence ATGCGCGAACACGCGGGATACGCGTGCGGCGCGGCACTCGGCTTCCTCGGCGACCTGATCGCGGCGGACCCACGGCGCGGCCACCCGGTGGCCGCGTTCGGCCGGGCCGCCGCCGCCGTCGAACGCCGGCTGTGGCGCGACCACCGCGGCTACGGGACGGCCCACACCCTGCTGTGCGCGGGCGGTACGGCCGCCGGCGCCGCGCTGCTGGCACGCGCCTTGCGCGACGTCCCCGCCGCCCGCACCGCGCTGACCGCGGCGACGGTCTGGGCCGTCCTCGGCGGCACCTCGCTCGGCCGGGAGGCGCGGGCCGTCGGCGGTGCGCTGGCGGCCGGCGACCTCGACGTGGCACGGGAGCGGCTGCCGCACCTGTGCGGACGCGACCCCCAGGCGCTGGACGGGCCGCAGATGGCCCGCGCCGTGGTGGAGTCGGTCGCCGAGAACACCTCCGACGCGGTGGTGGGCGCCCTGGTGTGGGGCGCGGCCGGCGGAGTGCCCGGGCTGGTGGCGTTCCGGGCCGTCAACACCCTGGACGCGATGGTGGGTCACAAGTCGGCGCGCTACCGGCGCTTCGGCTGGGCCGCGGCCCGGCTCGACGACCTGGCCGGCTGGCCCGGCTCCCGGCTCACCGCCGCCCTGACCGTGCTCGCGGGCCCCGACCGGCGCGGCGCGCTGCGGGCCTGGCGGGCCGACGGCCACGCCCACCCGAGCCCCAACGCCGGCCCGGTGGAGGCGTCGTTCGCGGGCGCGCTGGGCGTACGGCTGGGCGGCACCCTGGCGTACGGCGGGCGCGTCGAGCACCGCCCGGTGCTCAACGGCGGGGCCCGGCCGCCCGCGGTGGACGACATCGAGCGGGCGGTGCGGCTCTCCCGGCGGGTCGGCGCGCTGGCGCTGGCGACGACGGTGGCGGGACGGCTCGCCGCGGGCGCGCTGCGGCGGCGGAACGGAAACGGGAGGAATCGCCGGTGA
- a CDS encoding cobyric acid synthase, with translation MNGGPGTSGKLGGGLLVAGTTSDAGKSVVTAGICRWLVRQGIRVAPFKAQNMSLNSFVTREGAEIGRAQAMQAAAARVEPTALMNPVLLKPGGDRTSQVVLLGKPVGELSARGYHAGRQEQLLGTVTDCLAELRRTHDAVICEGAGSPAEINLRRTDIVNMGIARAARLPVVVVGDIDRGGVFASFFGTTALLSKEDQALVAGYLVNKFRGDVTLLEPGLDMLRTLTGRPTLGVLPYRHGLGIDEEDGLRVSLRGAVRESAVAPPHGADVLRVAVCAVPLMSNFTDVDALAAEPGVVVRFVDRAEELADADLVVLPGTRGTVRALTWLRERGLADAIARRAAEGRPVLGICGGFQILGEHIDDEVESRAGAVAGLGLLPVRVRFAADKTLARPVGEALGEPVEGYEIHHGVADVTGGDEEFLDGCRVGSVWGTHWHGSLESDGFRRAFLRRVAADAGRAFVPAPDTRFGTLREEQLDLLGDLVEEHADTAALLRLIEEGVPEGLPFVPPGAP, from the coding sequence GTGAACGGTGGGCCGGGAACATCCGGGAAGCTCGGCGGCGGCCTGCTGGTGGCCGGGACGACGTCCGACGCCGGCAAGAGCGTGGTGACCGCGGGGATCTGCCGCTGGCTGGTCCGCCAGGGCATCCGCGTGGCGCCGTTCAAGGCGCAGAACATGTCGCTCAACTCGTTCGTCACCCGCGAGGGCGCGGAGATCGGCCGGGCCCAGGCGATGCAGGCCGCGGCGGCGCGCGTCGAACCGACCGCGCTGATGAACCCGGTGCTGCTCAAGCCGGGCGGCGACCGCACCAGCCAGGTGGTGCTGCTGGGCAAACCGGTCGGTGAACTGAGCGCCCGCGGCTACCACGCGGGCCGGCAGGAGCAGTTGCTCGGCACGGTCACCGACTGCCTGGCCGAGCTGCGGCGCACCCACGACGCGGTGATCTGCGAGGGCGCCGGCAGCCCCGCCGAGATCAACCTGCGGCGCACCGACATCGTCAACATGGGCATCGCCCGGGCCGCCCGGCTGCCCGTCGTGGTGGTCGGCGACATCGACCGCGGCGGCGTGTTCGCCTCCTTCTTCGGCACCACCGCACTGCTGTCGAAGGAGGACCAGGCGCTGGTCGCCGGGTACCTCGTCAACAAGTTCCGGGGCGATGTGACGCTGCTGGAGCCGGGCCTGGACATGCTGCGCACCCTCACCGGCCGGCCGACGCTCGGCGTGCTGCCGTACCGGCACGGCCTCGGCATCGACGAGGAGGACGGACTGAGAGTGTCGCTGCGCGGCGCGGTGCGCGAGAGTGCGGTGGCCCCGCCGCACGGCGCGGACGTCCTGCGGGTCGCGGTCTGCGCCGTGCCCCTGATGTCCAACTTCACCGACGTCGACGCGCTGGCCGCCGAACCGGGCGTGGTGGTGCGGTTCGTCGACCGCGCCGAGGAACTCGCCGACGCCGACCTGGTGGTGCTGCCCGGCACCCGCGGCACCGTCCGGGCCCTGACCTGGCTGCGCGAACGCGGGCTGGCCGACGCGATCGCCCGGCGGGCCGCCGAGGGCCGCCCCGTACTGGGCATCTGCGGCGGCTTCCAGATCCTCGGCGAGCACATCGACGACGAGGTCGAGTCGAGGGCCGGCGCGGTCGCGGGGCTCGGACTGCTGCCCGTACGGGTCCGCTTCGCGGCCGACAAGACCCTCGCCCGGCCGGTCGGCGAGGCACTGGGCGAGCCGGTCGAGGGCTACGAGATCCACCACGGCGTCGCCGATGTCACCGGCGGCGACGAGGAGTTCCTCGACGGCTGCCGGGTGGGCTCCGTATGGGGCACCCACTGGCACGGCTCGCTGGAGAGCGACGGCTTCCGCCGGGCCTTCCTGCGGCGGGTCGCCGCCGACGCGGGCCGGGCGTTCGTCCCCGCCCCCGACACCCGCTTCGGCACCCTCCGCGAGGAGCAGCTGGACCTGCTGGGCGACCTCGTCGAGGAGCACGCGGACACCGCCGCCCTGCTGCGGCTGATCGAGGAAGGGGTGCCGGAGGGGCTGCCGTTCGTGCCTCCGGGGGCGCCATGA